The genomic stretch tgggtatgtttggatgaATAGTGGTtacgacaatgttatatggttgtgaggcgtgggttatagagttGTACGGGGGAcggtaaatgtgctggaaatgatatatttgaggaTGTTATGTGGCGTGAGATAGTTgattgagtaagagagatgtgtgttaataaaaagagtgtggttgagagagccgaagagtgttttgaaattttctggtgacatagagagaatgagtgaggaaagattgacaaagaggatatatgtgtcagaggtggagagaaagaggagacgtgggagaccaaattggaggtggaaagatggatttttagtgatcggggcctgaacatgcaggagagtgaaaagtgtgcaaggaatagagtgaattggaacgatatggtatagaagggtcgacgtgctgtcaatggattaaaccagggcatgtgaagcgtctggggtaagccatggaaagttttgtggggtctaaatgtgaaaagggagctgtggtttcggtgaattatacatgacagctagagactgagtgtgaaggaatgtggcctttattgtcttttcctagtgctacattgcgcacatgagggggaagggggttgtcatttcatgtgtggagaggtggcggcGGGAAGAAataaggcagatagtatgaattaagtacacgtgtataaatgcatatgtctgtgtgtgtatacatatgtatacgctaagatgtttaggtatgtatacattcgtatacatatatatatatatatatatatatatatatatatatatatatatatatatatatatatatatatatatatatatacatatatatatagaaaagcaaatggatttgtatgtagcatttatggatctggagaaggcatatgatagagttgatagagatgctctgtcgaaggtattaagaatatatggtgtaggaggcaagttgttagaagcagtgaaaagtttttatcgaggatgtaaggcaagtgtacgtgtaggaagagaggaaagtgattggttctcagtgaatgtaggtttgcggcaggggtgtgtgatgtttccatggttgtttaatttgtttatggatggggttgttagggaggtgaatgcaagagttttggaaagaggggcaagtatgaagtctgttgtggatgagagagcttgggaagtgagtcagttgttgttcgctgatgatacagtgctggtggctgattcatgtgagaaactgcagaagctggtgactgagtttggtaaagtgtgtgaaagaagaaagttaagagtaaatgtgaataagagcaaggttattaggtacagtagggttgagggtcaagtcaactgggaggtaagtttgaatggagaaaaactggaggaagtaaagtgttttagatatctgggagtggatctggcagcggatggaaccatggaagcggaagttaatcataaggtgggggagggggcgaaaatcctgggagccttgaagaatgtttggaagtcgagaacattatctcggaaagcaaaaatgggtatgtttgaaggaatagtggttccaacaatgttgtatggttgcgaggcgtgggctatggatagagttgtgcgcaggagggtggatgtgctggagatgagatgtttgaggacaatgtgtggtgtgaggtggtttgatcgagtaagtaatgtaagggtaagagagatgtgtggaaataaaaagagcgtggttgagagagcagaagagggtgttttgaaatggtttgggcacatagagagaatgagtgaggaaagactgaccaagaggatatatgtgtcggaggtggagggaacgaggagaagtgggagaccaaattataggtggaaagatggagtgaaaaagattttgagtgatcggggcctgaacatgcaggagggtaaaaggcgggcaaggaataaagtgaattggattgatgtggtgtaccggggttgacgtgctgtcagtggattgaatcagggcatgtgaagcgtctggaaagttgtgtggggcctggatgtggaaagggagctgtggtttcgggcattattgcatgacagctagagactgagtgtgaacgaatgggcccaattgtggtcttttcctagcgctacctcgcacacatgaggggggagggggatggtattccatgtgtggcgaggtggcgatgggaatgaataaaggcagacagtgtgaattgtgtgcatgggtatatatgtatatgtctgtgtgtgtatatatatgtgtacattgagatgtataggtatgtatatttgcgtgtgtggacgtgtatgtatatacatgtgtatgggggtgggtttggccatttctttcgtctgtatccttgcgctacctcgaaaacgcgggagacagcgacaaagcaaaataaaacaatatatatatatatatatatatatatatatatatatatatatatatatatatatatatatatatatatatatatatatatatatatatatatattgattattggTTATTGGTTCTTATGCAtggtcatgtgaagaaagatcacaagatgcaagtgttttgggagtagctgagtgagtgtgtcagcagctttggtgcactgatccagatattagtgatgggtgatttgaatgcgaagatgagtaatgtagttgagggtataattgctgTACACGGGGTATTCAttgatatgaatggaaatggtgaaaagcttgtgtatttgtatgcttaaaaaagactggtgattggaagtaCATGgtctaaagagagagatatacataagtatacgtatgtgagtaggagagatggtcaaagtgcattatttgattacgtgctAATTGGTAGGCGAGTGAaacagaaacttttggatgtcaataggctgaaaggggcagctgatgggatgtctggtcCCTTTTTGtggcggcgaaggtgaagatttgtagatgttttcaaaaagataatagaaataagatggtgagaagagagtggtgagagtaagtgatcttggaaaggataTTTATTTgaggaagtatctggagagaatgaatggcaaaaggtgagaggaaatgacgcgAGGGGAGTGTGTAtggaatggaatgtatctagggtatcagtgatggtatacgcaagagatgcatgtagcatgagaaaggtagggggTGGTTAGATCAGAAAAGTactgagtggtggggtgaagaagtggagttgttattgaaagagaaaaggtgtgtgtgtgtgtgtgtgtgtgtgtgtgtgtgtgtgtgtgtgtgtgtgtgtgtgtgtgtgtgtgtgtgtgtgtgtgtgtgcgtgtgtgtgtgtgtgtgtgtgcgtgtgtgtgtgtgtgtgtgtgtgtgtgtgtgtgtgtgtgtgtgtgtgtgtgtgtgtgtgtgtgagtatacctcttcaccatttccgctTTCGCAAGTTAgtggacgaagaaatggcctatttcgctcacatccattttccaaCTGTCATGTGTTATACAGTGAAAACAGGGCCCCTTTCTAGTCATGTTCCACAGACCTTTTTATGTTATCTCCAGTCTTTTTCATGTGCCTTGATTCAGTCCTCTGGAAACACGTCACCCTTTatgtaccacatcatttcaatttactctatcccatgcacatctttcatcTTTGTGCTCGCTCACGCCCCAAGCACTCAAACccatattcactccatcctttcgtcTGAAATTCAGTCCCCCTCTTCTCGTGTCCCTTCAACTTTTAAAGCTCATTCCTTCATTTATCCAATTAATTTCAGCGCCagcttttcagttttcttaaccatgctcttcttatttgcATACCTTTCTTACCATATCATTTCCTACTCGATCATCTCTCTTTACACCGCATACTCTCAAGTATTTGATTTTTCTCACATTTACTTTCTCCGTATATTCTCATCTAGAGCTAAAGCCTCGCACCATATAGCGGAGTGAAGactattgttccttcaaacatgcctgcTTTTGGCACTTCTAAATGCCGACCTCGCTTTAAACATATTCCTTATCGCTCTcaggaccttcgccccttcccccacctcatgcTTCTCTTCAGCTCCCAAGACTCCATTCGTTGCCATGGTCACTCCCATCTATCCGTaacacctcatttcctccaagttttctctattcaaactcattcctcaactaacctgtctctcttcagTGTTAAAAATTATATGATAACCTTGCTTTGATTCACATTTGCTCCCAACTTTGTCCATTCTCACACTCTCCCATGTCTAGAAACCAACTTCTTCAGCTTCTCTCTTTAAATCTGCTACCAGTCCTGAGTTATCAGCAAACAAAAGATGACCTTCCATCCAGGCACTGTCACCCCCTCtaaactgcatacatgcccctctctacaagacccttgtatttaccttcctcaGCACCCAATCCATATATAAATGAGATagtcatagtgacatcacacacccctgccgcagaccagccttcacctggAAAACATTCAATCATTCTGTGTTCGCACACACGCCTAACTCTCTTGACAGAACCTTCTTACTCCATCAAATATATTTCTTCCTACACCAGAGAGCATCTCTCCCAGTTTAactatatgctttctctagatccataaatgccgcatgtATATCCCTCTATTCCTCTAATCACTTTTCACAaccgttcttcaaagcaaacgcccgATCAACGTATCCTGTATACCACTGATGCAACTACCTTGTTCCTCACCGTACAACTCACCAAGTACACGCAATAAACTTACCCATCTCTAAGACGAACAATTATCTTCATCCCTCATGCCTTTATACAGCGaaactacacatgcattcctccagtcctcaagcacctaaCATGATCCCCACAGACAtactgaaaatccaaactaactaGGCAACAAGTACCTTACCTTTTACTAATAGCTGGTACGATTGGGCTTTTCTTTTGACCAATCAAGCCATACATCCGAGGCAGGAACCCTCCCCTTGATAAGTAAAAGTCACACTTCCCTTgcaatgaagagagaaaagaaatttgtAAAGTAATTATATGTAGGCATAGGCATGAATATACGAATAAGTCATGCAATCTTCAATTAGTTCATGGTacggaataaatgtgaataagagcaaggttattaggtacagtacggttgagggtcaagtcaattcggaggtaagtttgaatggagaaaaaccggaggaagtgaagtgttttagatatctgggggtggatttggcagcggatggaaccatggaagcggatttgaatcagagggtgggggaggggcgaaaattctgggagccatgaagaaaatgtggaagtcgagaacattatctcgtaaagcaaaaatgggtatgtttgaaggaatagtggttccaacaatgttgtatggttgtgaggcgtgggctatggatagagttgtgcgcaggagggtggatgtgctggaaatgagatgtttgaggacaatatgtggtgtaaggtggtttgattgagtaagtaataatagggcaagagagatgcgtggtaataacaagagtgtggttgagatagcagaagagggtgttttgaaatggtttggtcacatggagagaatgagtgaggaaagattgaccaagaggatatatgtgtcaggggtggagggaacgaggagaagtgggagacaaaattggtggtggaaagatggaatgaaaaagattttgagtgatcggggcctgaacattcaggagggtgaagggcgtgcaaggaatagagtgaattagaacgatgtggtataccggggtccacgtgctgtcaatggattgaagcagggcatgtgaagcatctggggtaaaccatggaaagttctgtggggcctggatgtggatagttaGCTgtggatgacagctagagactgagtgtgaacgaatggggactttgttgtgttttcctagcgctacctctcacacatgaggggtgaggggtttgttatttcatgtgtggcgaggtggcgatgtaaaggcagacagtgtgaattatgtacatgtgtatgtatatatatgaatacgttgagatgtataggtatgtatattttgcgtgtgtggacgtgtatgtatatacatgtgtatttgggcgggttgggccattctttcgtctgtttccttgcgctaccccgctaacgcgggagaaagcgacaaagcaaaataaaagaaaatatatatatatatatatatatatatatatatatatatatatatatatatatatatatatatatatatatatatatacgcatgcacataattcatacttgttgcctctatacatttccgttgccaccccgccacgcatagAATTCTACATGTCCAGGCCCCgttcactccaaatctttttcactccatctttccacctccaatttcgtctcccacttttccttgttctctccacctctaacatatatatccttttttgtcaatctctcctcactcattctccccatgtagcaaaaccatttcaagacacattctactgctctctcaaccatactcctttcattactacacatatcccttatcctttcattacttacccaatcaatccacctcacaccacatattctcttcaaacatctcatttccaacacatacgccctcctccgcacaactctatctatagcccatgcttcgcaaccatataacgatgttggaaccattattccttgaaatatacccatttttgctttccgagataatgttcccgccttccacactttttcaactttcccagaactttcgccccctcccccaccctgcgactcacttccactcccagtttttctccattcaaacttaccagcaattgacttgtccctcaaccctactgtacttaatagccttggtctcattcacatttactctcagctttcttctttgacacactttaccaaagtcagtcattagcttctgcactttcttacccaaatcagccaccagcgctgtatcattaccgaagaacaactgactcacttcccaagctctttcatccacaacagactgcatacttgcccctctctccaaagctcttgcattcccctcccgaACAAcctcagccataaacaaattaacaaccatggagacatcacgcacccctgccgcaaactgacattcaatgagaaccaattactttcctctcttcctattcgtacacatgctttacatcctcgataaaatcttttcactgcttataacaacttgcctcccacaccatatattcttaataccttaatagcTTGGTgtctctccgagacaacgttctcgccttccacacatttttcaacgctaccagaaccttcgccccttccccgatcctctgacttacttccgcttccatgattctatcggctactagatccactcccagacatctaaaacacttcattttctccagttttctccattcaaacttgcctcccaattgactagctcgtcaatcctactgtacctaataaccttgcttttattcacatttcctctcaattttcttttttcacaaactttaccaaactcagtcatcaacttctgcagtttctcacatgaatcagcccccgttgctctatcatcggcgaacaacaactgactcacttcccaagctctctcatccacaacagattgcatagatgcccctctctccaaaactcttgcattcacctccctaacaaacaaattaaacaaccatggagacatcatgcacccctgccggaaaccgacattcattgggaaccaatcaatttcccctcttcctactcgtacacgtgccttacatccttgataaaaacctatcactgcttccagcagcctacctcccacaccatatactcttaataccttccagagagcatctctatcaactctatcatatgccctctccatatccataaatgctgcatacaatccatccctagggagaggggagaaagaatgcttcccacgcattccgcgcttgccgtagaaggcgaagaagagcaaggttattaggttcagtggggttgagaagcaagtaaattgggatgtaagtttgaatagagaaaaattcgaggaagtgaagtgtttcagatatctgggaatgaactAAACTACGAATGGAAGCATGGACGTGGAAGTGTATccaaggatgggagaggggatgaaggttctgggaacgatgaagagtatatggaaagagaacgttatctcggagaggaaaaatgggtatgtttgaaggaaaggtaGTTCCAACAGCATTACATGGTTGCAGGCATAGGTTACAGATaaggttatatggaggagggtggatgtgttggaaataaaatgtttgaggtcTATAAGTGTTGTGAACTGggttcatcgagtaagtaatgaaaaggtaagagagatgcgtggtaataaaatgagtgtggttgatagtgcagaagagggagtattgaaatggtttggatatatggagagaatgtgtgaagaaaagttgacaaagaggatatatatgtcaaaggtggggggaacaagtagaagcggaaggccaaattggaggtgtaaggaactAGCGAAAacgattttgaacgatcgggtcctgtacatacaagagggtgaaagtcgtgcaaggaatagtgtggaTTAGAACGACATAGTATATCGTGGTCAACATGCCgtctatggactgaaccatgacatgtgaaacatctctggtaaaccatggaaaggtctgtgaatcttggatgtggagaggaagctgtgttttcggtgtatcacagttatggcttgcgcaaagatgcttgtggcatgagaagcgtggtaggtgggcagattagaaagggtagtgagtggtgggaagaagtaagattatcagtgaaagagaagagagaggcatttggacgaattttgcagggaaatagtgcaaatgtctgggagatgtataaaagaaagaggcaggaggtcaagagaaaggtgcaagaagtgaaaaagagggggaatgagagttggggtgagagagtatcattaaagtttaggaatgattaaaagatgttttggaagagggtaaaaaaagtgcgtaagacaaggaaacaaatgagaacatcagtgaatgggtctaatggggaggtgataacaagtagtggtgatgtgaggaatagatggagtgagtatatagggtgttttggtcgaggtggtgtgcaaagtgagcgggtttgggagaatgatttggtagacagagaagaagtagtaaaagctttgcaaaagatgaaagccggcaaggcagcaggtttggatggcattgcagtggaatttattaaaaaatgggtgactgtattgctgactggttggtaagattattcaatgtatgtaccactcatggtgaggtgcctgaggattggcggaatgcttgcatagtttcattgtacaaaggcaaagaagataaaagtgagtgctcaaattacagaggtataagtctgttgagtattcctggcaaatcatatgggagggtaatgattgagaggatgaaggcatgtacagagcatcagattggggaagagcagtgtggtttcagaagtggtagaggatgtgtggatcaggtgcttgctctgaggaatgtatgtgagaaatacttggaaaagcaaatagatttgtatgtagcatttatggatctggagaaggcatatgatagagttgatatatatactccgtagaaggtattaagaaaatatggtgtgggaggcaagttgttagaagcagtgaaaagtttttatcgaggatgtaaggcacgtgtacgtgtaggaagagaataaagtgattggatctcagtgaatgttggtttgtggcaggggtgcgtgatgtcaccatggttgtttaatttgtttatagatgggtttgttaggaaggtgaatgcaagagctttggaaagaggggcaagcatgcagtctgttgtggatgagagagcatgagaagtgagtcagttgttgttcgctgatgatacagtgctggtggctgattcgggtgagaaactacagaagctggtgactgagtttggtaaagtgtgtgaaagaagaaagctgagaggaaatgtgagtaagagcgAGATTATTACGTACCGTagtgttgaaggacaagtaaattggaaggtaagtttgcatggagaaaaactggaggaagtgaagtgttttagatatctgggagtggatttggcagcggatggaaccatggaagcggaagtggatcatagggtgggggaggaggcgaacgttcgaggagcgttgaaaaatgtgtggaagtcgagaacattatctcggaaagcaaaaatgggtatgtttgaaggaatagtggttccaacaatgttgtatggttgcgaggcgtgggctatggatagagttgtgcgcaggagggtggatgtgctggaaatgagatgtttgaggacaatgtgtggtgtgaggtggtttgattgagtaagtaacgaaagggtaagagagatgtgtggaaataaaaagagcgtggttgagagagcagaagagggtgttttgaaatggtttggtcacatggagagaatgagtgaggaaagattgaccaagaggatatatgtgtcggaggtggagggaacgaggagaagtgggagaccaaattggaggtggaaagatggagtgaaaaagattttgtgtgatcggggcctgaacatgcaggagggtgaaaggagggcaaggaatagagtgaattggatcgatgtggtataccggggttgacgtgctgtcagtggattgaatcagggcatgtgaagcgtctggggtaaaccatggaaagctgtgtaggtatgtatatttgcgtgtgtggacgtgtatgtatatccatgtgtatgggggtgggttgggccatttctttcgtctgtttccttgcgctacctcgcaaacgcgggagacagcgacaaaaaaaaaaatacatatatatatatatatatatatatatatatatatatatatatatatatatatatatatatatatatatataatatgcttgTGTTTATGTAACTGTAAATTGAGTATAGTACCTCTGCGAGAAAATTCTATGCTTAACAGGAACTTCGTGAGAGTTTCCGCTTCAATTAGGACATGGTCGCCTTGACTCACAAGAGTGTCGATGTAATGAGCGAATTCCCCTATCCTCACGAACAAGGTGCGTCCTCCCTTCTCCGCATCCGCTACTTCTTTATATATGCCAAAGTCCACGGACTTGATGAAAGAgagtgatatgatatatatatatatatatatatatatatatatatatatatatatatatatatatatatatatatgtgtgtgtgtgtgtgtagattttaATTATCACTACTTTGTTGCAAGTTACATGTTTGAAATTTATGCATCTGATGATCCAAATAATTTTTCTCTGGAAATTTACTTCGAgttcaaaaagaaatataaaattgCTGTCATTATTGAACTTCAGATGACCACCGATACCTATATTTTCCTGATTCAGATCGTAATTACCCAATCATCTATTCAGTGACTAGAATTTTCTATCTGACTGGTAAGAAGAAATGAATTGATCATTCTATATCTAGTTGATATATACAATGCAAAAGCGAAGGAACGCTTCAATTGCTGACACGAAAGTAGTGAGCATTGGTTGAGTTGCTTTGCCATATCATGGTCACTGACGTATCGTCCAGCACGTCCCGGAGGGTCTGGTATGGTTGTGGGATGTGTCTCACGGCTAGAAGGGACATGAGGTTGCTGGCGTAGCTTCGTGTTAACACCAGCGTCGTCATCATCCACAGCAGCAACATGGCTCGTTCCCACCATCGCTTCCCAGCCAACCTGATGCCTGAAGGAACGAGAGGGTGTCATCTTTTAACAGATTAACGTTCTTGGCTAACTGCTTTAAATGAGGCTCATTCTCAGTGACGTTCTGTGATCTATGAATATTTTAGTTTCATCTCGTTAATCAAATAATTACGTACCTTTGCTCAGTCTAAATACATCTCTACGTATGATTTTCGTATTTTTCAGTGATCCAGGTACAATTATCTGCTCCAGTGACTTCACATTTACAAATTATTCGAAACCAATTCATCAAAAAGTCTATTTGTCCCCATGACCTACTCTGTTGCAATAGAATCCGGATGAACTGAAAGGCTTTTCCAGACCACGCTCCATGTCCTTCCTCATCTTCAGGCAAGCATGAAGATAACAGGAACACCGAAGTaagcaccaccagcagcgccgTCAGGATGGCCGCCCACACCAGTGGTGCGAGCGGCAGCAGGAAGCCCCACGGGTCCACCTCTGGCCGTCCTCGACCTGCTATAATCCTTGTGTTTTCTATACCTATCGGCCAAGTAAAGTCCACCGCCTCGGCTCGACTGGGATTGAAACTGTACGGGCCCAGTCCTATGTCCGCTTCCTGTATGTAAATAGAGACAGCATCAGCATATCATCATCACTAAGAAAATGTGAATGGTCTCAAATTAGTTTATAATTCTCCTAGTGCAGATAATGGTAACCGTATGAGAGAAATAAGGAGCACACGTGATTGAGACAACTTTCAAAGAGCTAAAGACAAACTTCAACGTTAGTTAGTGGTTTTATATATGAACCTTAACCAATCAAATGCAAGATAATGGAAATAGGACAGAGAAAAGCCATGTCAGACTTCGGGTATCAGTTTCCAAAGGGTAAATAGCTACTAGAATCTGCTCGTGAAACGGACTTGGAATGCGATTTGGTACCAGATCTATCAAAGAATTATTATTGGagttgggaaggaggtaaatatacaCTGAAGATAAAGAATATAGCATAACTCTAAGAACCTGAGCCAAATACTAGAAAGGAAAGTTTGCGGACATTTTTGAAACAGGATCAGAAAAGGAATCACAAATCAGGTCATCTTAATGATTACGAAGTCTAAGCTCCTAAGTTAACTTTGTGATATCAATAGTGCAACTTTCCTtgaatggaggaggaaggaagctaCTGAAAATGACAACTAAAAACCATGACGAGAAAGGAGTCAAAGATGTGAAAAACTTTTTAAAGGGATAATGATCGTAATGATGACACTCCGTAGCGTCCTGCGTGTTGCCACATTACACTTACCTCGCTCAGCTCCATAGATTCCACGTTGGACTGAAACTCGTCGTCCGACTTGGTGCTTCAttacacttacctccctcatcaccatgcCCACCATGCCCGACCAGGATCCATCGTCCTGTTTTGACCCCCAAATCTTGTCAAGAGGCCGTACGAAGACGTAACTGGCGAACACAGGAACGTACTTGAAACATAATGATTCCTATTTATATTCTTAATATGCTTATAATTAGCAGTTTAAAATATACATCTTAGTTACACCTTGTTAGAATGATGAAAGACATATTCACTTTTTCTATGAAATTCAGTAAAGACAATGGGACTCTAATTCCACTTACACCCAAATGATCACTTAAAACGGTTTTTTTCTACTGTTTTAAGTTTAcgttgaatttttttcttttcttttgcacacacacacacacacacacacacacacacacacacgcaaggagtGTGTCATACACATACCGTACTGATGACAGACGTAAACACCGAAGAACAATTATCCAACCATAGTGCATCATGATGGGCCAAGAATGCATTTGGGAATCTGGACTCCAAGGATATCGGCTTCCCGGAGGTCAAGTGTGTGTTGCTGATATTAGATTCCAACGCTCATGGACATCCGATGTTTGTACATAACAGAACTTCGAACCTTTCCAGTACAAGGTCGATAAAAATCCAGAATGATATGGA from Panulirus ornatus isolate Po-2019 chromosome 30, ASM3632096v1, whole genome shotgun sequence encodes the following:
- the LOC139758244 gene encoding probable glutamate receptor → MSYGHSQMLTELRQQSCCLTVVLVSDDPTFLAAFAEWSLKTHLLVWPTRLLVVTQVPLSELWALQMMLSMTNSVLLIMKNEPKSVRCNVYVHLPYNAPRTKALLVGSWSPLRGLIHTTHLPLFPDKFSKFPHKPKIVVSSEEFPFHKAVMKMDPTAPGGQRLWFKGYMADLLEYVARSLNFTYVFVRPLDKIWGSKQDDGSWSGMVGMVMREEADIGLGPYSFNPSRAEAVDFTWPIGIENTRIIAGRGRPEVDPWGFLLPLAPLVWAAILTALLVVLTSVFLLSSCLPEDEEGHGAWSGKAFQFIRILLQQSIRLAGKRWWERAMLLLWMMTTLVLTRSYASNLMSLLAVRHIPQPYQTLRDVLDDTSVTMIWQSNSTNAHYFRSVDFGIYKEVADAEKGGRTLFVRIGEFAHYIDTLVSQGDHVLIEAETLTKFLLSIEFSRRGKCDFYLSRGGFLPRMYGLIGQKKSPIVPAISKSIVDIMEVGLYDQWLKQGVPNSTSCHHLPTKITVSTSLALSNSWGMFVVIVAGHTLGVLLLCLEIFVARILKF